In Desertifilum tharense IPPAS B-1220, the genomic stretch GGGCGCTCAGTTGCGCTTAGATGGCATTGATGCCTTAGAAACGCATTATCAACCGCGAATTGGAACGATTGGCAAACAAAAGCAGCCTGGGAAATATGCTCAAGCGGCTTGCAGCGAATTGTTGAGTTTTCTAGGGTTTGAGACGGTAGAACGCGATCGCAATGACACGATCGCCATCGCCGAACCCGAACAAGTCCCAGGCTATATTCTGACGCGCTATGCTGATGCCTACGGTCGGGGGGTCGCGTTTGTTTTTAAAGGACATTTCGATGCGGCGGATGGCAGCGAAGTTTACTGCGATGAATCATTGCTGCAACAAAGCGCCAACTATCATCTTTTGGCAACGGGTTTAGCTTATCCGACATTCTATTCAAAGTTGTTTCCCGATCTGCGGCAGGAAATGACCCAGGCGACGAAACAAGCGCGATCGCAGGCGTGCGGGTTGTGGTCGGCAGATTGCACGCAAGCTGGGTTTATCGTCGCGGATCTAGAAAGCCTGACTGAAGAATGGGTGATTTTGCCAAAACTCTTTCGGAGATTGCTCGACTACTTGGCCATTAATGAGGGAAGCTACGATCTAGGCGGCTTTTCTCAATACTTGGAAACTCGGCGCGATCGCATTTTAATCCTTTCCCAGGGGCACCTCACTGGCTTTGATTATGTGGTGGAGGTTGAACAGAACAAAGTCTGTCTCACAACCGCGCCAGAAGACCTAGTTTTTATGGAAAAATAGGATTGAGCAATCCTATGTGGGAATCGCTTGCGGAACATTCGGATTCAAGCTTTGAGTCAACGTTAAAGATGGTGAGACGTTGAACTGCCAAAATTTCCATGAAACGCCCCTCATTACTTTTCCTCCTGGTGCTTCTCAGCAGTGCTGTGCAAGCTGCGATGCTGGCCGAACAGCGCTGGTTTGCCCAAAGTAACCCAACGCTTCCCCAACCGAGTATGGCGGCTGTTTCCACGGCTTCGCAACCGTTGAGGCTTGTCCGAACGCTGACGCATACCGACGAACCCGTTAGCGCGATCGCCATCAGTTCCGATCGCCGAACGCTGATTCGCGCTTATCCCTCTGGCAAAATTGAACAATGGGACGTGCAAACGGGCGAACGCATCCGGGAAATGAGGGGCCATACCGATGTCGTTCAGTCCGTTGCCATTAGTCCTGATGGCAGAAGCTTAGTCAGTGGCAGCAGCGATAATACGGTGAGGCGGTGGAATTTAAGCACGGGTCAATTGCAACAAACGCTGTCTAGCGATGGGTTTGTCCGTTCGGTCGTCTTTAGTCCAGAGGGGAGGCGCATCGCGGCGGGATCGCAAGATGGTAGCGTGCGCGTTTGGGATCTGCACGCCGGAGAGTTGCAAACGTTTAAGGCGATCGCCCAAAATCCAGAATTTACAGAATTATCGGATATTTTGGACGCGGTGGGGTTTGCCCCCGACGGTGAGGTGTATGCAGTTGTGGGAAGTGCGGATGGCAGCATGAGTATTTGGCAACCACGCGCGGGGGAACGGATACGCCGCTGGCAGCAATTTCGCGACGATCGCGTTAGTTTTATTCCCGGACGGGAAACGGTGGTCTTTTGTCAAAATCCGCTGCAACTGTGGGATTTTAATTCTGGGGAAGCCAAGCAACTTCCGGCTGCTAGGGCAATTTTAAGCGACTGTAGCGCGATCGCGACGAGTGCCGATGGTCAAACTTTGATTGCAGCC encodes the following:
- a CDS encoding thermonuclease family protein; this encodes MPMHLIQGSYRILKTSPDGDSIRFYPDNPELWKKLGRVRANRLGGAQLRLDGIDALETHYQPRIGTIGKQKQPGKYAQAACSELLSFLGFETVERDRNDTIAIAEPEQVPGYILTRYADAYGRGVAFVFKGHFDAADGSEVYCDESLLQQSANYHLLATGLAYPTFYSKLFPDLRQEMTQATKQARSQACGLWSADCTQAGFIVADLESLTEEWVILPKLFRRLLDYLAINEGSYDLGGFSQYLETRRDRILILSQGHLTGFDYVVEVEQNKVCLTTAPEDLVFMEK